ACGAGCTGGTGCCGAGACCGGAGTCCGGCGAGTACATCTGCGTACCCGAGATGAGCTGCTTGTAGATGAAATCCGGCCGCGTTGTGTCTCCCGACGGCGTGGACGCATTGTACTGCACGAGCTTCGACGGGTCGCTGGCGAGCGCCGCGTTCACCGTGATGCGGCCGGCGAACCCCGTCACCTGCGCGCCGGACGATGAGAAGGCGCCGGTGTAGAGATTGCTCCCGTCGGTAAACAGCGCGAGTTGTGGATCGCCGTTGGCGAGACCACCAACGGTATTGGTCATCGACGCGGCATCGATCTTCACCTGCCCCATCGCACCGTCGTCGAGCACGCTCAACGTCGTGCCGGATGGATTAGCGAACGAGACACCGCTTGCACCGAGCGCGGCATTGAGCTGGGCAACTACGGAGCCCATTCCGCCGGAGAAATCAACGCCGATGACCCGATCATTCGGATCGTTGGTCGCACTGTTGGCGAGCGGCAGCACCGACGGATCATCGACCCGGATGATCGACAGCTTGTGCTGCGTGTTGGTCGCCGCATCCGTGTATGTGACGTTGATAACGTTGCCGTTCTGCAGACCGGACAGATCAAGATTGAAACCGGACTGCGCCCCCGACGTGGTCGGCGAACCGGTGACGGTCTTGTCCGACAAGAGACTCGCAAGCCCAGCTGCAAACTGGTCGAGCTGCGCCTGCGCCTGTACCAGCGTGTTGTCGCGCATATCGACCAACGCGGCGATCTTGCCCGAGCGGAATGCGCCGGTGGCGAGCAGATCCATGCTGCCGCCTTGCGGGAAATTCACCGAGATCGAACCGAGATTGCTCTTCGCCGGATCCGGATCCCATCGCGTATCGGCGTTGACCGTGCCCTGTGCGTTGAACGAAAACTGTGCGGCTTCGTTGCCGACGAGCTGCACGCCGGAGCTGGTGAAGACGTTGACCTGGTTCTGATCGCCGGTGACGACGCGGATGTCCATCAGCTCGG
The sequence above is drawn from the Afipia sp. P52-10 genome and encodes:
- the flgK gene encoding flagellar hook-associated protein FlgK, with the protein product MSLSQALTTAMSGLRATQIGLGLVSSNVANVETPGYVRKVADQIAITAGDYGSTVRVAGVNRELDQYLQRQIRTELSGAGYASLRSQMLQQLQSVYGTPGATGTLESTFSKLTSAVQALSTSSDSQSARIAVLNAAQAMAQQLNSMTQGVQSLRASAEVQLSDAVNVANNAMAQIANINAQLQRGGQNDGAAAQLLDQRDRYINQLSELMDIRVVTGDQNQVNVFTSSGVQLVGNEAAQFSFNAQGTVNADTRWDPDPAKSNLGSISVNFPQGGSMDLLATGAFRSGKIAALVDMRDNTLVQAQAQLDQFAAGLASLLSDKTVTGSPTTSGAQSGFNLDLSGLQNGNVINVTYTDAATNTQHKLSIIRVDDPSVLPLANSATNDPNDRVIGVDFSGGMGSVVAQLNAALGASGVSFANPSGTTLSVLDDGAMGQVKIDAASMTNTVGGLANGDPQLALFTDGSNLYTGAFSSSGAQVTGFAGRITVNAALASDPSKLVQYNASTPSGDTTRPDFIYKQLISGTQMYSPDSGLGTSSSPFKSTLLGFLQQFTGLQGEAASAAKQLAEGQDVVLSTLQQKFNDTSGVNMDNEMAHLLALQNAYAANARVMSVIREMYQTLMQVV